A DNA window from Gorilla gorilla gorilla isolate KB3781 chromosome 6, NHGRI_mGorGor1-v2.1_pri, whole genome shotgun sequence contains the following coding sequences:
- the LOC101153372 gene encoding retinitis pigmentosa 9 protein-like, whose translation MSSWPGREDARAGGAWWPREPLDQELQRAREQKRRRHDAQQLQQLKHLESFYEKPPPGLIKEDEAKPEDSIPDIPGNEHAREFLAHVPTKGLWLPLGKEVRVMQCWHCKRYGHRTGYKECPFFIKDNQKLEQFRVAHEDFMYDIIRDNKQHEKNVRIQQLKQLLEDSTSDEDRSSSSSSEGKEKHKKKKKKEKHKKRKKEKKKKKKRKHKSSKSNEGSDSE comes from the exons ATGTCGTCCTGGCCGGGGCGCGAGGATGCGAGGGCTGGGGGCGCGTGGTGGCCGCGGGAGCCGCTGGATCAGGAGCTGCAGCGGGCCCGGGAGCAGAAGCGGCGGCGGCACGACgcccagcagctgcagcagctcaAGCACCTGGAGTCCTT ttaTGAAAAACCTCCTCCTGGGCTTATCAAG GAAGATGAGGCTAAGCCAGAAGATAGCATACCAGATATACCAGGCAATGAACACGCCAGGGAATTTCTGGCTCATGTACCAACTAAAGGACTTTGGTTGCCACTGGGGAAAGAAGTCAGAGTTATGCAGT gtTGGCATTGCAAACGGTATGGTCACCGAACAGGCTACAAAGAATGCCCTTTCTTTATCAAAGACAACCAAAAGTTAGAACAGTTCAGAGTA GCACATGAGGATTTCATGTATGACATCATACGAGACAataaacaacatgaaaagaatgtAAG GATACAGCAGTTAAAACAGTTACTGGAGGATTCTACCTCAGATGAAGATAGGAGCAGCTCCAGTTCCTCTGAAGGTAAAGagaaacacaagaaaaagaagaagaaagaaaagcataagaaaaggaagaaagaaaagaaaaagaagaaaaaacggAAGCACAAATCTTCCAAGTCAAATGAGGGTTCTGACTCAGAGTGA